One window of the Serinus canaria isolate serCan28SL12 chromosome 9, serCan2020, whole genome shotgun sequence genome contains the following:
- the RHBDD1 gene encoding rhomboid-related protein 4 yields MERRQRGVSAGLLLLLYQISQVGLQNIPSVTLGVLVLNIFLFLNPLRPLSEVCLSVNEAVHRKNWQRLLLAPFHHADDWHLYYNMISMLWKGIMLERKLKSIWFAYIIAVFSVLIGVVYMVLEVLLVIILDDPSYEMNCGVGFSGVLFALKVLNNHYNPGRVSSFFGLPISSKYACWVELVAIHFISPGTSFAGHLSGILVGLMYTMGPLKKIMRACAAGISFFTEPDRPRDYYSEYYGYYPDYQYRAPRNYFDYTGGLTEEEQLERAVLNSLNERDFGGRTHNYGQRPYGFWFPPENSEEDMRRRRLRRFDR; encoded by the exons ATGGAACGAAGGCAAAGAGGAGTCAGTGCTGGactgcttttgctgctttatCAAATTTCTCAAGTTGGACTCCAGAACATTCCTTCTGTTACCCTTGGGGTGCTTgtactgaatatttttctctttctgaatcCTTTGAGGCCACTGTCTGAAGTGTGTCTCAGTGTAAATGAAGCTGTCCACAGAAAGAACTGGCAGCGTTTGCTGCTTGCTCCTTTCCACCATGCAGATGATTGGCATTTGTATTATAACATGATTTCCATGCTTTGGAAAGGCATAATGCTGGAAAGAAAGCTGAAGAGCATATGGTTTGCCTACATAATTGCAGTATTTTCAGTACTGATTGGAGTAGTTTACATGGTGCTGGAAGTCCTGCTTGTGATAATTCTGGATGATCCTTCCTATGAAATGAATTGTGGTGTAGGTTTTTCAG GAGTCCTGTTTGCTTTGAAAGTTCTGAACAACCATTACAACCCAGGAAGAGTAAGCAGTTTCTTTGGATTGCCCATATCCAGTAAATATGCTTGTTGGGTGGAGCTGGTGGCTATTCATTTCATCTCCCCAGG gaCTTCTTTCGCTGGGCATCTGTCAGGGATCCTTGTTGGATTGATGTACACTATGGGACCTCTGAAGAAGATCATGCGAGCCTGTGCAG ctggcatttctttcttcactgaGCCTGACAGGCCAAGGGACTACTATTCAG AGTATTATGGCTATTATCCAGATTATCAATACAGAGCTCCAAGGAACTACTTTGATTATACAGGTGGGCTCACTGAAGAAGAACAGCTTGAAAGGGCAGTGCTAAACAGTCTTAATGAAAGAG ATTTTGGTGGAAGAACACACAATTATGGGCAGCGACCTTATGGGTTTTGGTTCCCACCTGAGAACTCAGAAGAGGACATGAGAAGGCGAAGGCTTCGTAGGTTTGACAGATGA